One genomic window of Magnolia sinica isolate HGM2019 chromosome 3, MsV1, whole genome shotgun sequence includes the following:
- the LOC131241291 gene encoding protein TRIGALACTOSYLDIACYLGLYCEROL 1, chloroplastic produces METVFLLRPYSTFNRKLPIKPVAQSSRRKSLPSHPLAAAFASDGLHLTCKFPTPLRRFRSFASPNTDDGHPTVHMPDSSPNIAVEPETIQPLFSKWTPPRYLWRGLSVLILAGQVIIRTLKGKIHQKNTLQQLQRVGPKSTGVCLLTAAFVGMAFTIQFVREFTRLGLNQAVGGVLALAFSRELSPVVTSIIVAGRIGSAFAAELGTMQVSEQTDTLRVLGTDPVDYLVTPRVIACCIALPILTLMCFCIGMASSAILADGVYGVSINIILDSARRALRPWDIISAMIKSQVFGGIIAIVSCAWGVTTLGGAKGVGESTTTAVVISLVSIFIADFALSYWFFQGAGDTLKYTMG; encoded by the exons ATGGAGACTGTATTTCTTCTTCGCCCATACTCTACCTTCAAcag AAAACTCCCAATCAAACCAGTAGCCCAAAGTAGCAGAAGGAAATCCCTCCCATCTCATCCCCTCGCAGCAGCTTTTGCATCCGACGGTCTACATCTCACCTGTAAGTTCCCCACTCCCCTCAGACGGTTCCGATCGTTCGCATCTCCAAACACCGATGATGGACATCCAACCGTCCACATGCCAGACTCATCCCCAAACATCGCTGTTGAACCAGAAACCATCCAGCCACTTTTCTCCAAATGGACTCCCCCCAGATACCTCTGGAGGGGCCTCTCCGTTCTCATCCTGGCAGGCCAGGTAATTATTCGCACTTTGAAGGGAAAAATCCACCAAAAGAACACTCTCCAACAGCTCCAAcgcgtgggcccaaaatcaactgGTGTCTGCCTTCTAACTGCAGCCTTTGTTGGCATGGCCTTTACGATCCAATTCGTTAGAGAATTCACAAGGCTAGGGTTAAATCAAGCTGTTGGTGGTGTTCTGGCGTTGGCATTTTCGCGTGAGCTGAGCCCCGTCGTGACATCAATCATAGTTGCTGGTCGCATAGGCAGCGCATTCGCTGCGGAATTAGGTACAATGCAGGTTTCAGAGCAGACTGACACACTGCGGGTGCTCGGCACAGACCCTGTAGATTACCTGGTCACACCCAGGGTTATCGCGTGCTGCATTGCACTGCCTATCCTGACGCTGATGTGTTTCTGCATTGGGATGGCTTCGAGTGCGATCTTGGCAGACGGGGTTTATGGGGTGAGCATCAACATCATATTGGATTCAGCACGGAGGGCATTGAGGCCATGGGATATAATCAGTGCAATGATCAAGTCGCAGGTGTTTGGTGGGATTATTGCGATTGTGAGTTGTGCGTGGGGGGTTACGACTCTCGGGGGTGCGAAGGGTGTTGGTGAGTCAACAACCACAGCGGTGGTGATCTCGCTTGTTAGCATTTTCATTGCTGATTTTGCACTCTCATATTGGTTTTTTCAGGGTGCAGGGGACACGCTTAAGTATACTATGGgttga